In Candidatus Kaistella beijingensis, a genomic segment contains:
- a CDS encoding NAD(P)/FAD-dependent oxidoreductase produces the protein METREKIVIIGGGFAGLQLAKKLNNKNKKIIIIDKVNHHMFQPLFYQVASGRIEPSNISFPFRKIFQNSRNIRYRMTEVLKILPEENKIITSTDATEFSYDKLIIATGCKTNFFGNDKMETLTFGMKNTQEAIAIRNHVLLTFEKLIIERKRSDDGNWNIVIVGSGPTGVELAGAFAEMKKDILPRDYPHMNFDDLKIILISSTEKPLSVMSPESQKMSEKYLKELGVHFMSDEFVTGYDGDKVMMKSGKEIPSNNVIWAAGVTGNVIAGLNPEIMVRNRYKTDRFSKVLGYKNIFAIGDISYMETPKYPQGHPQVANVAINQGKNLAKNLLKKSEKDWVEYEYEDRGSMATIGKHKAVVDLPKFRFQGTFAWYFWMFLHLMLILSVRNKLAIFFNWMWSYFNKDSSLRLIIIPTKKNRTEQ, from the coding sequence ATGGAAACAAGGGAGAAAATTGTGATTATTGGTGGCGGTTTTGCAGGGCTTCAACTTGCCAAGAAACTCAACAACAAAAACAAGAAAATTATAATCATCGACAAGGTAAATCACCACATGTTTCAGCCGTTGTTTTATCAGGTGGCAAGTGGAAGGATCGAGCCTTCTAATATTTCCTTTCCTTTTCGTAAAATTTTTCAGAATTCTAGGAACATCCGGTATCGAATGACAGAAGTTCTCAAAATTCTTCCCGAGGAAAATAAAATCATCACTTCAACCGACGCAACAGAATTCAGTTACGATAAATTAATAATTGCGACAGGTTGTAAAACCAATTTTTTCGGAAATGATAAAATGGAAACTCTCACCTTTGGGATGAAAAATACACAGGAAGCAATCGCCATTAGAAACCATGTTTTATTGACTTTCGAGAAATTAATTATTGAAAGAAAACGCAGTGATGACGGCAATTGGAACATCGTTATTGTAGGAAGCGGGCCAACCGGAGTAGAATTGGCTGGAGCTTTTGCGGAGATGAAAAAGGACATTCTTCCCCGCGATTATCCGCATATGAATTTTGATGATTTGAAAATCATTCTCATCAGTTCTACAGAAAAACCTTTAAGCGTGATGAGTCCGGAATCGCAGAAAATGTCTGAAAAATATCTGAAGGAATTGGGAGTTCATTTTATGAGCGATGAATTCGTTACAGGTTATGACGGAGACAAAGTGATGATGAAAAGTGGGAAGGAAATACCATCCAACAACGTGATTTGGGCAGCAGGAGTTACCGGAAATGTCATCGCAGGTTTGAATCCAGAAATAATGGTGAGAAATCGCTACAAAACCGACCGTTTCAGTAAAGTTTTGGGTTATAAAAATATTTTTGCAATAGGCGATATTTCTTACATGGAAACTCCGAAATATCCTCAAGGTCATCCGCAAGTTGCCAATGTTGCCATCAATCAGGGAAAAAATTTAGCAAAAAACCTTCTGAAAAAATCTGAAAAAGATTGGGTGGAATATGAATACGAAGACAGAGGAAGTATGGCAACCATCGGAAAACACAAAGCGGTTGTCGATTTGCCGAAGTTTAGATTTCAGGGAACTTTTGCATGGTATTTCTGGATGTTTCTGCATTTGATGCTGATTTTAAGTGTACGAAACAAACTTGCCATTTTCTTCAATTGGATGTGGAGTTACTTCAACAAAGATTCCTCCTTGAGATTGATTATCATCCCAACTAAAAAGAACCGAACCGAACAATGA
- a CDS encoding T9SS type A sorting domain-containing protein, with product MKKLFFSIIFIGSLTVFSEKVSAQSVQREPMATSQKSDDGVMVAYPNPAKDFIIVKSKDASLKIKSVTFYSILGMEVAQYAVNMNSGEIRLDRLRPGKYLMKYTLSDNTQKVTQIVKQ from the coding sequence GTGAAAAAATTATTCTTTTCTATAATATTTATCGGCAGTTTAACAGTTTTTTCGGAAAAAGTTTCCGCTCAATCTGTTCAAAGAGAACCGATGGCAACTTCTCAAAAATCTGATGACGGAGTGATGGTTGCGTACCCAAATCCAGCCAAAGATTTTATTATTGTGAAGTCAAAAGATGCTTCATTAAAAATAAAGTCGGTTACTTTTTATTCTATTTTAGGGATGGAAGTTGCTCAGTACGCTGTAAATATGAACTCGGGCGAAATCCGTTTGGATCGCTTGAGACCCGGAAAATACTTGATGAAATATACATTAAGTGACAATACTCAAAAAGTTACCCAAATCGTTAAACAATAA
- the hemB gene encoding porphobilinogen synthase, whose amino-acid sequence MIIYSRNRRLRTNASIRSLVQETVLTTNDFVMPMFVMEGKNNQEAIPSMPGIYRRTLDLTVKECQELYSLGVKAVNLYMKVSENLKDNKGTEAWNKNGLMQNTIKAIKDAVPEMVVMPDVALDPYSIYGHDGIITNGKIDNDATNEALVKMSVSHAEAGADIVAPSDMMDGRVAAIRTGLEESGFTDVGILSYAAKYASSFYGPFRSALDSAPKENVEIPKDKKTYQMDFHNSREAIDEVLKDVAEGADIIMIKPGMPYLDIVSKVRETIDLPIAVYNVSGEYAMLKAAAKNGWLDNDKAIIESLTCIKRAGADMIFTYAAKEAAILLNH is encoded by the coding sequence ATGATTATCTATTCAAGAAACCGAAGACTACGCACCAATGCCTCTATTAGAAGTCTAGTTCAGGAAACCGTTTTAACCACCAACGATTTCGTAATGCCGATGTTTGTGATGGAGGGGAAAAATAATCAGGAAGCAATTCCATCGATGCCGGGAATTTACCGCAGAACTTTGGATCTTACGGTGAAAGAATGTCAGGAATTGTATTCACTTGGAGTAAAAGCGGTCAATCTGTACATGAAAGTTTCTGAAAATTTGAAAGACAACAAAGGAACTGAAGCGTGGAACAAAAACGGATTGATGCAAAACACGATTAAAGCTATTAAAGACGCAGTTCCGGAAATGGTTGTAATGCCCGATGTTGCACTCGATCCCTACTCGATTTACGGTCACGACGGAATAATCACCAACGGAAAAATTGACAACGACGCCACCAACGAAGCTTTGGTAAAAATGTCGGTTTCTCACGCAGAAGCAGGTGCAGATATCGTTGCACCAAGTGACATGATGGACGGAAGAGTTGCCGCGATTCGTACGGGATTGGAAGAAAGTGGTTTTACTGATGTTGGAATTTTGAGTTATGCCGCAAAATATGCGAGTTCATTTTACGGACCTTTCAGAAGTGCCTTGGATTCTGCGCCGAAAGAAAATGTAGAAATTCCGAAAGACAAAAAAACCTATCAAATGGATTTTCACAATTCCCGTGAAGCGATTGACGAAGTGTTGAAAGACGTTGCAGAAGGAGCCGATATCATCATGATTAAACCAGGAATGCCTTATTTGGACATCGTTTCCAAAGTTCGCGAAACCATCGATTTGCCGATTGCAGTTTATAATGTAAGTGGTGAATACGCCATGTTAAAAGCCGCAGCAAAAAACGGATGGCTCGATAACGACAAAGCAATTATTGAAAGCTTGACTTGCATTAAAAGAGCAGGTGCGGATATGATTTTCACGTATGCGGCGAAAGAAGCAGCGATTCTTTTAAACCACTAA